A stretch of DNA from Juglans microcarpa x Juglans regia isolate MS1-56 chromosome 5D, Jm3101_v1.0, whole genome shotgun sequence:
GCGAAGCAGCTATTTCACATGGTTTATTAGATAAAGATAGCAGTCTAGAAGATTGTTTAGAAGAAGATTGTCTGTATCAAATACCAAATAGTTTAAGACGTCTTTTCTCAACAAATTTAGCATATTGCAATCCTACAAATCCAAAAGAACTCTGGGaacgatttgaaaaagaaatgtctaCAGATTTTATTGCAAGAAACATACCGTTAGGAACAGTTAGAAGAATGGTTTTGCAAAATATTGCTTCCACACTTGAATCTATGAGAAAGAATATAAACATGTATCATTTCGCTCCTACTGATACATTTTACGACATCGAAGAATTTATCAATAGAGAAATTGATGACGAGCGAGCTGTCACAATTCCGGAAGAAGACCTACTTGCATCAAATTCCTTAAATTCGGAACAAAAGAATGCATATAATTTGATACTACAAACCTTACTGTCAAATGAATCTGATGCATTTTTCATTGACGGTCCTGCTGGTACtggtaaaacttttttatacaaAGCGCTTCTAGCTACAATCAGATCAAAAAATATGATAGCACTTGCAGTTGCATCATCAGGCGTTGCTGCATCAATCTTAGCTGGAGGACGAACAGCACACTCAAGATTTAAGATTCCATTAAATGCTGATAAAGATAGTACTTGTAATGTCGTCAAACAAGGAAGTCTTGCTAAATTGTTACGTCTTACAAAGTTGATTATATGGGATGAGGCACCTATGTCTACAAAATATTCCATAGAAGCtttggataaaatgttacgagACATAAACGATATAGATCTCCCTTTTGGTGGCAAAGTTATTGTTCTCGGTGGAGACTTTCGACAAATACTACCTGTGATTCGTAAGAgtacaaaagaacaacaaatcgATGCAAGTTTGGCTTCTTCTTACATATGgtcaatcttaaaaaaaatcaaattaaccGAAAATATGAGAGCTAGATTAGATCTTGATTTCTCTCAATACCTGATTGAAGTTGGCAATGGTAGTGCTCCAATAacaattgatgaaaatatcaAGATTCCACAACAAATGATTGTCCCTTATAACAACGAAGTTGAATCTCTAAATTCTTTGCTAAATGTTGTTTATGGGAATATGTCAaactattcaaacaatttaacaGAGATGGCAAATCGGGCTGTGTTAACTCCCAAAAATCGATCAGTTGACGAAATAAATGCTATTCTCATTGACAGATTCCCTGGCGATATAATAcgatattatagttttgacgAGACAATTGATGCATCTGAACAAGGAATTATGGAAGATTTCTTAAATACATTAACACCGAATGGATTACCACCACACGAATtattacttaagaaaaactgtcctattatgttaattagaaatattaatccTTCAGAGGGTTTATGCAATGGAACACGGTTGACATGTTGTAATTTTAGTCGGAATATGATCGAAGCACAAATTTCGTCTGGCCACTACAGTGGTAAAAGAGTTTTTATACCTAGAATTCCATTCTTACCGGAAATAAATGAAACTAATGGCTTCCCAtttaaaagaacacaatttcctattagattgagttttgcaatgacaataaataaatcacaaggACAAACATTAAATTTTGTTGGAATATATTTACCAGAACCTGTTTTCTCGCATGGACAATTGTATGTTGCACTATCGAGAGCTAGAACTTCTGATTCAGTAAAATTGCTTATAAGACCAACATCAAGTACTATTTGtgaaatagattatacaaaaaatattgtatagagaaattgtttgaaattaacaaattcatTGTGATATAATGTAAGTGTTTAGATTCTTTTAATGccgttattatttataaacttgctaatttaatttattaatattatagattttatgtaatgtattaaCATTTATCAATTTTCTCTACTTTATTTGCAGCAAACATGCGGACTATCTATAGATCTATTAAAGATATCACTCAAAACACcagaaattggaaaataaaaatgattgttgcAGAGAAGTCACCAAAACGTATGGCTCAAAATTCACCTACGAAGTATCAGAATTTGGTACTCATGGATGTTGAggtatgaaaaaaatctatttcattACTTATCGttgttttatttgtgatttaagattaaacaaataaattttttttttatatttttatagggaAATCGTGTGCAAGCAGTCATTTTTGGGAAAGACATTGACCTACGTGATGACACGTTCAATGTATATCAATCCTACTACATTGCTAATGCTTTTGTCAAACCATTAGATGCAAGACATAGAAGGGAGGCATATGAGTTTCAGTGGATAATTAATTCTCGAACCATTGTCGAAAATATTGAATACGACGAATCGCCGCTTAAACCGccagattataatattattccttTCAATCAACTTGATATCTACAAAAATACAGATGCAGAAGTAGGtacgtattatataaatatgtcaatatgtttatatgtttttcttgttacaaaataataataataaatttataaattagatattctGGCAATAGCAATGAGCACGAATGCACCAAGACAGGTTAACACAAGCCATGGCAAATCATTGGTGCAAGACATATATGTGATCGATTCAAGGTATGTATTTTTATAtcgataaaaatatttttactttaatatcttacaatatttttattattgtgaatctaacattatttttaacttttatagtTTAAAGGTTCTACGTTTGGCAATGTGGAATAGATTTGTTCACGATGAATGCtctgaaatttgtaatattattatggaAAAACCAATTGTCCTTAGAACAAAAATCAGAGTCTCTTCGCATAACGGTATTTTTCCTTACTATTAACATCCTTATTAATTGTTTATcttgcatttatatatttatttatatatgtttataatgtAGGCTTATCATTATCATCGCGGCCTACGAGTGTCTTCACCATTGAGCCCTTTCTTGCATCTGCCATTTCATTACGTGCATGGTAAATTATAtgcctaaattaatttattatacttgtTATTTAAATccaatatagattttatattaacctttatcaatatattaatatctttcaatatattatcctatatatttagtagatatttgttattatttaaatgttttactcTATTTATCAATTCAATTGTTCAGGGCAACAGAAAACAACTCATTACTTGAAGAAACAATTGCCAAAAATTTGGATAGACCAGGTGCATCAACTTCAGGCAGTTCTACCGATTCATTAGTGAAAATATCAGAAATTGTGGAAGCTTTAAAGTCTATTCCAGCAATGACGGTATAATTTACATTTATCGTTTTAtttgattagtcaaaataatttctatacaattgtttctttttatcatttttcgaAATATAGAGATTAAATCttactttttatcaaatgaaattagaagaaaaaaacttgtaatttttgtgttatgaatttgaaataattcttatgttttaactaaaaatattgGTTGTTTATTACCTtcaattaatatgatattattacaTCTTTATTGATACATTTAATTGTCTATTTTAATGCAGCGATCAACATTTATGATTAGAgggaaatttacaatatctgatctgcatcaaccatttttttacttatcatgtgCAAAGTGTAATAAAACTACTGGATACGAGAAAGATGAAGAGTTCTTATGCTATAATTGCAAAGAACTAACAACCGCACAACCAAGGTAAATATTTATcgtgatattttaaaattaacaatttttacattaaaattataatatactatttcGTAATACGAAAGAgtaataacttatttattatttatagatctcGTGTCTATTTGGAAGCATTCGATGACAGTGGCTCAATTGCAGTAGTGGCCTTCGAACCTACAGTTGAACGAATTCTTGATTGTACAACAACAGATATTGTACAACATACAGAGCaggtaaaatttataatttcagacatatttaacaaatttaacaaattatttttttatatgtttttatcatTACAGGAGGATCACTTGTACATAGAgaacattacaaataaaatcGAAGATAAAGAATGGACGATTGTTTTGAGTGCATCTATGAATGAATTTGGAAAACTGCGCCAAAACAAACTTAACGTATTATCTGTGAATGACATACCTGGAACAGCAGAGTagttatttcaaaaattttcttttagactttcagttattataatgtataattataaagaattcaTATGTAATTATGAGATAGCTCCTGCTTTCTATTTGTAATTATGATGATAATGCATTATCttcaatagtcacttttttatgtataatgaaacattttctaattataaacaatgtgaatcttaaaatataaataaactattagattttataattatatatatgtatattaagctatttttttgtattacatATTCcccaatttcataaatattgttttttaaatattttttcttattttcacatttgggcacacgtgcaatgcacgtgtttccctttactagtatatatataaacatgtacgttgtgtttgtgtgtgtgtaaatTAACCCTATATTCTGCAAACCCAATGTGAGAAAATAGACTTCATTAGTTCTAGAGAGTGTCAAACCTTGAATGTACATGTTTATGGTGCCAAATAAATtgattaatttgtaataatcCATCCAGCCCTAGCTTTGCTAATGATAAATCACCATGCATGCACTACAGAATCGATTGGGAGGACAATTTCCATAGATGAAAGAAATGGAATGGTTAATTTGAGAGCTtaataataaatgatatatTCGGCTACCTTAGCTTGTATTTTACACCCAAATTTGATGATCATATGCGAAAAATCTGTAATTTTTGGGCAAAAAGTTACGCCGATAAATTCATACCTATAGCACCGAATAATCCGTCCTATAAACCTATAAATGTTGAATCGGCGATATGGGAGAACGCCATAAATGAGTTCTTGTGTCATATACAAGTTGTATTTTCCAGCGAAAATAGTGTTGCAGCTAATTTGACTGGCGGATCTCAAATCGCAGAGAACGAACCCTCTTCGTGACGAGCAGACGTTCGCAGGGTGCACCCAACATTTTTCGGTACTCAAATCGACTTGGATGGAAATCAATAGCGGCAGTTACCACCCATAGCCTTTTCGGTGTGTAGATCGACAGGAAAAGCTGGAATTTTTGGCGGCTTCCTTATGACGAAAAACAGAGCAGGTGTTACACTCATTTTCTGGCGTTTCGGCTGCGATGTAAAAACTGTGGCTCAAGGCATTTCCCACAGTTTTGCTCCCAGTTACGGCGAGTATCGAGCGCCGTAAAAAGTATGGCCTCTTGTACCAACACTTATTAACCTTTAACATATacgaaatttattttattttttaaaaagacaaaatacactgtggtccGATGCATCGTCCTAtaagcattttcctttccttaaacAAATTCCTTGGGTTTTCACTTTGATTGGGCCCAGATCAAAAGATACGTTGTCGTGTTCTCTGGTGCGACGAGGCTGCACGCTAGGAATTtcacccactttttttttggATGGACTTGCagattttataagaaaatgataaatgtacttaataaaaatttataaaaaatttacttcacCAAATGTTAATTAttgatataataaatttatgaaatttgaaatataaattttgaaatttaaaagaaatctaataaaatgagttttataaataaaaatataagtaatattgtaaatatatgtaatactactcattttataaatatattattttttaaaaaaaattattcatcatcttcacacattatacataatatttttttttaatttttttcttactaaatgtgtgatatatagatatgagtagaagaattagttttagaaaaataaaataaaaaaaaatatattttaaaaaattaaacaaaaaattttacgTGTGGTGTGtagaaataaattttcatgcGCGCGCCATAACAATTAACAACCTCACTCACTTTTCAAACGGCTTCTGAAACTTTTATCGACTCAAAAGACTGAAGAGTCGAGAGGTTGACAGTTGTTAACATTTCAAAAGTGAATCCCAAAACCCCTGTTTATGAGCCTCAATTTCACGAATGTCGACGTCCAAAGCAAGAAGCACGAGGAAGGAAGGATCCGAGTCCGAGCTCCCCAAACCGGCCAAGCGGAACCCAGTCGATGATGAATTCGATTTCGACTTCTCCAAGTTTGTTACCATGAATaatactctttctttttctctcctttcattttccgtgtttgtttgttttgtttttttgagttttcttgTGGAGATCGGGACTGAAATTTTGGCCGAAAAAATGGTGGAATCGCAGTGATATCAAAGGCATTGTGTCGGCACTGCACCAGATCAGAGAGAAGGCTCAGAAGGACGGTCAGAAGAAGAACGAAGAGACTATCTCCAGGTAATACGCATCGTTTTGCTCATATCTACGAATTGATCTCATCGATAATAAAAAACTTTGGCAGGATTCTAATGATTCTAACAAATATAGAAATCGAAGATAATATTATAATGAATCCTAATGTTATCGATAATTTCGCACGTAATGTACATTAGCGAGAAACTATATATACGTTTTAGCGAGACTCAGTTTCTCTGAGCCCTGATTGGCTGTATACTTGCATTTGAACATACCTGAAGGATTTTATGATCCGATGCTATTCCAATCGTATATTTTCATCGATAAAAGTACATTCTATTGTTCGTTTTGTTTAAATCCTGAAGTGTGAAAGTATATGTTCTTAGATGTTATAAATTGCAGATAAATTTCTCAATAGTTTTTTAAAGGTATTACTCTGCCTTTTcttgcaaaacaaaaactgattaGCTTAAACCGTGTGCAATCTCTTGGGCCAATTCCCACAACGTTCACTTTTGTGACGATTAGTTGTGTTTTGGTGACAGTGTGGCCTCTGAGATAAAGTCAACAATTGATGTGTTGAAGTCGAAAATTGAGAAGGATAGGTAAAGTGTAATACATAAAAATGAACTTTttaaaccaaatttgaagtatCCAAGTTGTCTTAATATTGTGATATCTTCATCTAATTAAATGCTATTGTATCCTTCCATTGTCAGACAAAGTTTTGCCAAAGCACTTTCGAAGAGTTCAAAAGAGGTCTGTGGCCAAAGAGCTCAAAATAGATTGCCAGCAATGACAATCTCAGTACTTGTTAGTTGTTATTCagtttacaaattttatttagcCAAAGAATTTgactaaaaattttataattgaatatatCTAGTGTGAAAGCTGCTTGAAGAATGAGACTGCAAAGTTCCAATCACTCTATGAGAAGTTTTTCAAGGAGAGAGCTTCTCATCTGCAGGCCTTAAAAGGTACTAACCAAGTTATCTTTTGTAGCATCACTCATACAGTCATACAAGCTCTAATTTAGAGATTGGAAAcacattcttcttttttttaatctagagTGGCTGCTGATATGTCAAGTGTGGTAGTTTTATGTCCACTCTACACAGTTTCAGACATAAGATACACGATATGATGATGTATATTAGAAACTGCAGTCAATTCAACCACCagcaattttgaagaaaattaaagctcaaatatattttactccTACGGTTAATTACCATTTATTAtcgatttatttttctttctttaatagtaTAAGTAAACTTCTTAATGTTGGAATATGATCGGATCTTACCTTTGGTTTACTGTCAGACAGACCTAGTCCTTCCTACTGCTGGACAGAGCAGTAGATAGGTGCCTTATCATGTCTCTGTTTCAAATGATACTGAAAGAAATTTCGTTCTGAACTACTAGTTTTGGTTGGAACTTGGATTAGCTGCTAATTGGCAGGTTCTGTTCGACAGATACCATTTCaagatttgaagaagaaaaggaaaagctaTTCACTCGATATGAACAACTAAGTGGGCAATCCTTCCTCCCATTTAGTGAAACATAATATCCTGTAGAAACGCTGAAACATATTATCGGCTAACTTTGTTATGTTATGGTTTGGTAACAGGGAAGAGAGAAAGGACTATGATATCAGAACAAGAAAAATCCTGTGCTGATAAAATTGCTCAATTGGAGTCGtccttaaaaaagaagaagcaggTATACTAATTAATTGAGTTTCCTGATTGTTAGAGCTGCTCTTGTACACACTGTTTTGAGCCCCACTTGTTTTTTCGAAAACAGGATGACAAGACTTTCAGCATTTTGAGGAAAACCCTCGGCTCCTTTCTGGACAATGCTTCAGATGAGGACTTCCCACCTGATGATTGAAGATTGCTTCAACAGAGTGCTGCAACCTCTTTCAACCTCGTTGAAAAATGGGCAGGTTTTGATTTCCTATCTCTAAGAAACCTTTATAATACACCTTCCACTTTCATGCAGGAAATAAAAACACTCTTAAAAACTTGCCCTTGTCTGGATGGTTGCTCTTATAGTTCTTTACATTCCCTTGATTAATTCTCATCCTACCAACTTGGATTGTTAGTTCTGTTTAACATTTTTCTCCATGAATTTAGTATATAATGATATTACAAGTGAAGAATTCCATGCCATAACATCATGAGTAGTCACACCGGCTTTCGTCCTTGCCaccattcttttccttttggcCACGATGGCAAGGCGCTATCTCCCTTCTTCTGACAGCATAGTTGAACTGTTGACATCGGCCACGGGCTGAACCGCCGGATATTCTAAGTTCCAGGGTTGGGTCGGAGAGAACCAGTGTTATTTTTATTCAGAatccaaaaaaccaaaatataaaatagtcgTTTCGAATTTTTCTTTCTGCAAataagaaatttcataaaaaattgtctTCTTCCAAAATAAcgtattcaattaatttaactttttttcggCCACGTCATCAACTAGACTTTAAAACCCGATGCTGCGTCTCAACTCACGAAGTCCGCAGAGTCTTTCGCCCTTCCCCCTCCATTTCCCCTCACTTTACCACCTCCCAAACATCTCCCAATTCAAATTCTAAATTCGATCACAGATGTCATCCCAAACCGTCGAACACGTCGTCCTCTTCAAGGCTAAGGACAACGCTGACCCGTCCAAGATAAACGCGTGGCTCGACGCGCTCAACGGCCTGATCTCCTTAGACCAAGTCCTCCACCTCAGCGCCGGTCCAGCCCTCCAA
This window harbors:
- the LOC121266342 gene encoding DNA ligase 1, translating into MSTSKARSTRKEGSESELPKPAKRNPVDDEFDFDFSNDIKGIVSALHQIREKAQKDGQKKNEETISSVASEIKSTIDVLKSKIEKDRQSFAKALSKSSKECESCLKNETAKFQSLYEKFFKERASHLQALKDTISRFEEEKEKLFTRYEQLRKRERTMISEQEKSCADKIAQLESSLKKKKQDDKTFSILRKTLGSFLDNASDEDFPPDD